One stretch of Miscanthus floridulus cultivar M001 chromosome 18, ASM1932011v1, whole genome shotgun sequence DNA includes these proteins:
- the LOC136522917 gene encoding uncharacterized protein, whose protein sequence is MAATAGASDDSGSVGGGGGGERMKLLCSLGGRILPRPGDGTLRYAGGDTRIVSVPRGVSLPDLLARLADAYGGATGPHFAVKYQLPDEGLDALISVSSPEDLDNMVEEYDKLSGASPKLRVFIFPILDAAGGIGATGGEELEIGSFDAGLRYLEAVNGIVRKDSIASLSSTQCSDGGLPPPAPSGGGGGPGSPAGLSPTSTSSNDAARSNISGAGVAPPPLVDVFSNAAPAPVQVKPQEIAAEGRAPQANPHPHPEVATHPHPEAARYRQPLSQLPPLPPVFMNDHRDAIHGPRFEDCHMCLKALPHAHSDPVVNEYGNEVHGGAASEPGPVFMSLRPEDVARMMIPERGVQAPMGAYGYTHMHPVPQERVYVPKMEGVTNSVLIDPTGLHQHVYVQQQMPPQQLPSTYGFSHIPVIPSEKDRVVSPSSAHTDVASSHHQFVQQSQQHLPSGQGMPQYSVKPASPNNPLAGEGSASGNSRHREDGQVYRDNAPPVAPVAVPTYMANVDRMMDSLRMSPSEVSGSTEKRKHAMSPDSGLPQNAVPDHSQGHPENSISTWPDTRANEVHPSNTNTFFDVSEPKVLLQTESAPPPSVASSYLHNVQHVNMSHMPHMMSIGGPYSSYVVATVGPGGLPQSTYGIDMVYPNATVNPVSERRDVPPEVYHKEAPHEVVAPPNTVQLPTAALPNHAPNVDQAAANAHALPPRPKRVASRENISPKDPHPHNSLLNCKGPDLNIPAEDVSLQKQSDHKGDDISNPDLLSMEDGLATSKAQSSEPQPPLVNDGVGAVTNKVEGEVHPNEVSKSRPADWISGFPVSDGRLQIIKNNDLEELQELGSGTFGTVYHGKWRGTDVAIKRINDRCFAGKPSEQEKMRSDFWNEASKLADLHHPNVVAFYGVVLDGPGGSIATVTEYMVNGSLRTALLKNAKTLDRRKRLIIAMDTAFGMEYLHSKNIVHFDLKSDNLLVNLRDPQRPICKVGDLGLSKVKCQTLISGGVRGTLPWMAPELLNGSSSLVSEKVDVFSFGIVLWELLTGEEPYADLHYGVIIGGIVSNTLRPPVPDSCDPEWRSLMEQCWSTEPSERPNFTEIANRLRSMAASQKVQH, encoded by the exons ATGGCCGCCACCGCCGGGGCGTCGGATGACAGCGGTAGCGTcggtggcggcgggggcggcgaGCGGATGAAGCTGCTGTGCAGCCTGGGCGGGCGCATCCTCCCGCGCCCGGGGGACGGCACGCTGCGGTACGCGGGCGGGGACACCCGGATCGTGTCCGTGCCGCGCGGGGTGTCGCTGCCGGACCTCCTGGCGCGGCTCGCCGACGCGTACGGCGGCGCCACGGGCCCGCACTTCGCCGTCAAGTACCAGCTCCCCGACGAAGGGCTCGACGCGCTCATCTCCGTGTCCTCGCCGGAGGATCTCGATAACATGGTCGAGGAATACGACAAGCTCAGTGGCGCCAGCCCGAAGCTTAGGGTGTTCATCTTCCCCATCCTGGATGCGGCGGGCGGCATCGGCGCCACCGGCGGGGAGGAGTTGGAGATCGGGAGCTTCGACGCGGGCCTTCGGTACCTGGAGGCCGTCAACGGCATTGTGCGCAAGGACAGCATCGCGAGCCTCTCGTCCACGCAGTGCTCTGACGGGGGGCTGCCCCCTCCGGCGCCgtcaggtggcggcggcggtcctGGGTCTCCAGCTGGGCTCTCCCCCACCTCCACTAGCTCAAATGATGCTGCGAGATCGAACATCAGTGGGGCTGGGGTGGCGCCTCCGCCCCTTGTTGATGTCTTCAGCAATGCTGCTCCTGCTCCAGTACAGGTTAAGCCACAGGAGATTGCTGCTGAAGGGAGGGCTCCCCAGGCGAAtccacatccacatccagagGTAGCTACACATCCCCATCCGGAGGCAGCGAGGTACCGGCAACCACTATCACAGCTGCCACCACTGCCGCCTGTGTTCATGAACGATCATAGAGATGCCATTCACGGTCCAAGATTCGAGGACTGCCACATGTGCTTGAAGGCATTGCCTCACGCCCACTCTGATCCGGTGGTGAATGAGTATGGCAATGAGGTGCATGGAGGGGCTGCTTCTGAGCCCGGGCCTGTGTTCATGAGCCTGCGGCCTGAAGATGTGGCAAGGATGATGATACCGGAGAGGGGTGTTCAGGCACCAATGGGGGCTTATGGATACACACATATGCATCCAGTGCCACAGGAGAGGGTGTATGTGCCCAAGATGGAAGGGGTTACAAACTCAGTGCTCATTGATCCAACTGGCTTGCATCAGCATGTGTATGTGCAGCAGCAAATGCCGCCGCAACAGTTGCCATCGACCTATGGGTTTAGCCATATTCCTGTGATTCCTAGCGAGAAGGACAGAGTAGTTTCTCCAAGTTCTGCCCATACTGATGTTGCGAGCTCTCATCATCAATTTGTGCAGCAGTCACAGCAGCATTTACCTTCTGGCCAAGGGATGCCTCAGTATTCAGTGAAGCCTGCTAGTCCCAATAACCCGCTTGCTGGTGAAGGTAGTGCAAGTGGCAATTCAAGGCATCGTGAGGATGGACAGGTGTATCGTGACAATGCGCCTCCAGTAGCACCTGTGGCTGTGCCAACGTACATGGCAAATGTGGACAGGATGATGGATTCACTCCGGATGAGCCCCAGCGAGGTTTCTGGCTCTACTGAAAAAAGGAAACATGCAATGTCTCCTGACAGTGGTTTACCCCAGAATGCAGTGCCAGATCACTCTCAGGGGCATCCAGAGAATAGTATCAGTACCTGGCCAGATACCCGAGCAAATGAGGTTCATCCAAGCAACACCAATACTTTTTTTGATGTTAGTGAACCAAAGGTATTGCTTCAAACTGAATCTGCACCACCACCTTCTGTGGCCAGCTCTTATCTGCACAATGTCCAGCATGTTAATATGAGCCATATGCCACATATGATGAGCATTGGGGGACCCTATTCTAGTTATGTTGTTGCTACAGTCGGACCTGGTGGATTGCCTCAATCAACTTATGGTATTGATATGGTCTATCCAAATGCCACTGTTAATCCAGTGAGTGAGAGAAGAGATGTTCCGCCTGAAGTTTATCACAAGGAAGCTCCACATGAAGTCGTAGCTCCTCCAAACACAGTTCAGTTGCCGACAGCAGCATTGCCAAACCATGCTCCAAATGTGGATCAAGCAGCTGCAAATGCACATGCACTGCCACCAAGACCTAAGAGGGTAGCAAGCAGGGAGAACATCAGCCCAAAGGATCCCCATCCACACAACTCTTTGTTGAACTGCAAAGGGCCAGATCTGAATATTCCAGCTGAGGATGTTTCTCTCCAGAAACAGTCAGATCACAAAG GTGATGACATCTCTAACCCAGATTTACTGAGTATGGAGGATGGGTTAGCTACATCTAAAGCTCAGTCATCCGAGCCTCAACCTCCTCTGGTAAATGATGGAGTTGGGGCCGTTACCAATAAAGTAGAAGGTGAAGTCCACCCCAACGAG GTTTCCAAGAGCAGGCCAGCAGATTGGATTTCAGGATTTCCAGTTTCAGATGGACGCCTGCAG ATTATAAAGAACAATGACCTTGAAGAGCTCCAAGAGCTTGGTTCTGGAACTTTTGGAACTGTCTATCATGGTAAATGGAGAGGCACTGATGTTGCAATAAAACGAATCAATGATAGATGTTTTGCTGGGAAACCATCTGAGCAAGAAAAGATG CGGTCTGACTTCTGGAATGAAGCATCTAAACTTGCCGATCTGCACCACCCAAATGTTGTCGCTTTTTATGGTGTTGTTCTTGATGGGCCTGGGGGATCCATTGCCACAGTTACAGAATATATGGTCAATGGCTCACTTAGGACAGCTTTGCTAAAGAATGCCAA AACCCTCGATCGACGTAAGAGATTAATTATTGCCATGGATACAGCCTTTGGAATGGAATACTTGCATAGCAAAAACATCGTGCACTTTGACCTGAAAAGTGACAATTTGCTTGTTAATTTAAGGGACCCTCAGCGTCCAATATGCAAG GTTGGTGATCTTGGGCTTTCAAAAGTGAAGTGTCAGACCCTCATCTCTGGAGGTGTCCGGGGAACACTTCCATGGATGGCCCCAGAACTTCTGAATGGTAGCAGTAGCTTGGTCTCAGAAAAG GTTGATGTATTCTCTTTTGGGATTGTTCTCTGGGAACTGCTAACAGGAGAAGAGCCATATGCGGATTTACACTATGGTGTTATAATAG GTGGCATTGTGAGCAACACTCTACGGCCGCCAGTGCCCGACTCCTGTGACCCAGAGTGGAGGTCACTAATGGAGCAATGCTGGTCAACAGAACCATCTGAGCGGCCAAACTTTACAGAGATTGCAAACAGGCTGCGCTCCATGGCAGCGTCCCAGAAAGTACAACATTAA